A genome region from Populus alba chromosome 3, ASM523922v2, whole genome shotgun sequence includes the following:
- the LOC118028563 gene encoding probable calcium-binding protein CML13, with the protein MGKDLSDDQVSSMKEAFTLFDTDGDGKIAPSELGILMRSLGGNPTQAQLKSIIAEENLTAPFDFPRFLDLMAKHMKAEPFDRQLRDAFKVLDKDNTGFVSVADLRHILTSIGEKLEVAEFDEWIREVDVGSDGRIRYDDFIARMVAK; encoded by the coding sequence ATGGGCAAGGATTTGAGCGACGATCAGGTGTCATCAATGAAAGAAGCGTTCACGCTCTTCGACACAGACGGTGACGGAAAGATAGCCCCATCGGAATTGGGGATCCTTATGAGATCTCTCGGTGGAAACCCGACCCAAGCTCAATTAAAATCCATAATCGCCGAGGAGAACTTGACTGCACCGTTTGATTTCCCTAGATTCCTTGATTTAATGGCAAAGCACATGAAAGCTGAGCCGTTTGATCGGCAGTTACGTGATGCATTCAAAGTGCTTGATAAGGATAACACAGGGTTTGTTTCTGTTGCGGATCTGCGTCATATTTTGACCAGTATTGGAGAGAAATTGGAGGTGGCGGAGTTCGATGAGTGGATCCGAGAAGTTGATGTCGGGTCCGATGGGAGGATCCGTTACGATGATTTTATTGCTAGAATGGTTGCTAAGTGA